Part of the Clostridiaceae bacterium genome is shown below.
ACTGCTTTAATTATATTTTTATTTTCATCCAGCACTACATTCAAGATAAAATCAATAGGAACAAAATCAGCCACTTCATCGATATCTTCCCGGACATGATTTCCTTCTAGTATACCTGCTCTTGCACCATCTTCAATCATCCTGCTATGGTTAGCTTGAATTGCATCTCTTGTTGAAACTCCAGGCATTATGGCCTTAGCACCTCCACTATAGCCTGCGAAGTAGTGATATTCAATATTTCCAAGGCAAATCCTGAAGTCTGCTTCCACAACAGGCCGAAAAATGTTCACCGGTGTACCTTTGGATGATTTACCCAAATGAACTGAATCTTTGGCATCGCTGTCAATACATTTTATCTTATTATATATATCTTCTCCCACTAGTGCGCGTTTCTCTTCTTCGGTATGTTTTCTGTGACTTCCCAAAGAAAAAACAATTGTTATATCCTCTTCACTCACCCCTGCCTCAAACAGTTCTTCTAAAATAACTGGCAGCACAATTTTTGAAGGCATGGGGCGGGTAATATCGCTGGTAATGATAACTACTTTTTTTCCTGGTTTTACAATTTCTTTGAGCCTTGGTGAACCTATAGGCTCTTTCATAGCCCGTTTAACCTCATCTACACCTGTAAGTTGCACAGGAACATCATTAGGCTTAAGTATCCCCAGCAAATTTGAATTGTCTATCTCTATATCTACCTTTGATTTTCCGAATCCAAGAAAAATTTTCATAAGTTTCCCACCTATTATCAATAAAAAAATATACTTTAAACATTTACTTATATGATATATTTTCAAACCGGTATTTAATGTTATTTATAGTATACCATAAAAAGGGACAGTTCTCTACTTTAAAACACTTTAAAGGGATACTTTAAGGGACATTCCTTCACTTCTATCACTGACGCTCAAAAAGTATCCTAAAAGAATAATACTTTTATAAAATAATTAAAGTATAACTTTAAAATAAAAGGAGTGTCCCTAATTGTTTAAACCGAATTAAGAATTTACTATTCTGTAGTATAATTACAGTATAATTGTATAATTAAGTTTCATGTACATGTAAAAAGGAGAGGAAAACACAAATTGGATTATTTATGGGTAATATTATTTGCAGTATTAGTTATAAATGTTTTTGGGTTTGTTCTTGTAGGAATTGATAAATATAAGGCTAAAAAACATAGATGGAGAATCCCTGAGAAAACCTTTTTCATAATTTCGATTCTTGGAGGAAGTCCTGGAGTTTATATAGGATTGTTCACTTTTAAACATAAAACAAGACATATCTCCTTTATAGTTGGAATTCCTTTGATTATTGCATTACAGTTGGCACTGCTGTATTATTTTTTGGGCTAAAGATAAAGAGGGACAGTCCTGCATTATTGTATGTATCACTACAATAATGCAGGACTGTCCCCTATTTTTCCCTAGTTTCTGCTATTTTTCATACTTGCAGTCTCCCATAACCCAACATGCCTGAACATTGCAATTTTCATCAAGTAATACCATATCTGCATCGTATCCAACTTTGATTTTCCCTTTTTTATTATCTACTTTTATTACTCTAGCAGGATTTGTTGAAGCCATACGAACTGCCTGACATAAATTTACTCCAAGCATATTGATGGCATTTTTAACTGCTAGATTCATTGTAAGACCACTTCCTATCAGTCCTCCCTTCTTTGGACCTTCTTCCGCATTTCTTGCAGGTCCTCCTTCATAGGCAACCACAAAGGGAGTATTTCCAATACCTCCTTCATATCTTCCTGGAGGCATACCAGCATTGATATTGGCGTCAGTAATAAGACATACAGAGTCTTTCCCTTTGCAAACTAAAGCCATTTTAACAATAAGAGGCTCTACATGCTCTCCATCTAAAATAAAGTCAACAGTACAGTCCTCTCGTGAGAATATTGCCTCAATAGCTCCACTACGTCTAACTCCACCCTCTTTGTCCTGTCCGTATGGAAATACGTTATAAAAATGGGTTGCATGTTTTGCACCAGCCTCTATTGCTGCTAAAGTCTGTTTATCAGTGGCAAAAGTATGTGTTATAAAGGCAGGCATACCCGATCTGGTCAAAATTGGAAGTACATCAACAATACCCTTAAATTCGGGGGAAATTGCAAAAACTAAATTGTATGGGGCAGCAGCTTTAATTAGTGCCTCAGCTTTCTCAATTGGATCTACATCTCCACCAACAGATTTTATTGCACCTGTAAGTGATAAAAAGTGTCCTTCCATCATAAAACCTAATATAGCTGTACCTTCAGGAGATACAGTAGAAAGTCTTTTCAAAAGTTCAACATCTTCTTCAAGACTTGGACGTGGACAAATAGTAGGCAAAAAACCCGTTACACCATACTGAGGTAATATCCTGGTTAATTCCTTTAATTCTTCCGGCCCTGCTTCAGCTAAAATATTTTTTGCGCCATGAATATGTAAATCAATAAATCCTGGAGCAAGATAGTAATTAGCACCGTCGTATACATTATCAGCCTCTACATTAGATACATCTGTACTGTCAGTATAAACATTCACAATCTTGCCATCTTTGCAGAGAACAGCTCCGTTCTCCACAATAGAATCATCAATAACTAATCTTACATTTTTAATGAGCAGGCTATTCATAATTAAAACCAACCCTTCTTAAAAAATTAATAATAAGCTTAAATTCTCGTAACCTATTCAAATGTCAGTTTCATAAATCTGTTGGATAAAATATTTTTACATTTTTACTTATATGTTCATAGTCAATTATAGTTTTCTTACAAGTTATAGTCAATGATATGAGAGCTTTCGGGTCCATATTTTTGAGAGATAATCATTAATTTAAGATACAAGTCAAAACAAGTTAAAGTCTCTTTACTCACTGTGCAATGCAAAATTCATTTAACTTATGTTATAATTAATGCAAAAATAACAGGACTGTCCCCTTTAACATGACCCCCTTGATTGGAGAATGCAGTTTATGGAATGCTTGAAGCAAGATTTTTACGACAGAGAAACTTTAGAAGTTGCACCAGATTTATTAGGCAAATACCTGATCCGGGAAATAAACGGGCATCAGTTAATAGGAAAAATTGTTGAAGTAGAGGCCTACAAGGGTTCAATCGATAAAGGCGCTCACAGCTATAATTATAAACGTACTCCACGAACAGAGGTAATGTTCGGACCCCCCGGACATGCATATGTATATTTAATTTATGGGATGTATTTCTGCCTGAATATAGTAACTGAAAAGGAGGGCGAGCCTTGTGCTGTTCTAATAAGAGCTTTGGAGCCTGTAAAGGGAGAAGATTATATGGCTTATATCCGCTATAATAAGCCCCTGGAAGAATTAACTCCTTCACAAAGAAAAAACCTTACCAATGGCCCTGGTAAATTGTGTAAAAGCTTTCACATAACAAAAGAACAAAACGGCCAACCTCTTTGGAACAATGATTTTTATCTGACTGAGGGAGTCCCAGTCAGACAAGACGAAATTATTAGAAGCAAAAGAATAAATATTGATTATGCAGAAGAAGCAAAAGATTTTCTTTGGAGATTTTCAATAAAGGACAACCC
Proteins encoded:
- the larA gene encoding nickel-dependent lactate racemase, coding for MKIFLGFGKSKVDIEIDNSNLLGILKPNDVPVQLTGVDEVKRAMKEPIGSPRLKEIVKPGKKVVIITSDITRPMPSKIVLPVILEELFEAGVSEEDITIVFSLGSHRKHTEEEKRALVGEDIYNKIKCIDSDAKDSVHLGKSSKGTPVNIFRPVVEADFRICLGNIEYHYFAGYSGGAKAIMPGVSTRDAIQANHSRMIEDGARAGILEGNHVREDIDEVADFVPIDFILNVVLDENKNIIKAV
- a CDS encoding DUF1294 domain-containing protein; translated protein: MDYLWVILFAVLVINVFGFVLVGIDKYKAKKHRWRIPEKTFFIISILGGSPGVYIGLFTFKHKTRHISFIVGIPLIIALQLALLYYFLG
- a CDS encoding amidohydrolase family protein; this encodes MNSLLIKNVRLVIDDSIVENGAVLCKDGKIVNVYTDSTDVSNVEADNVYDGANYYLAPGFIDLHIHGAKNILAEAGPEELKELTRILPQYGVTGFLPTICPRPSLEEDVELLKRLSTVSPEGTAILGFMMEGHFLSLTGAIKSVGGDVDPIEKAEALIKAAAPYNLVFAISPEFKGIVDVLPILTRSGMPAFITHTFATDKQTLAAIEAGAKHATHFYNVFPYGQDKEGGVRRSGAIEAIFSREDCTVDFILDGEHVEPLIVKMALVCKGKDSVCLITDANINAGMPPGRYEGGIGNTPFVVAYEGGPARNAEEGPKKGGLIGSGLTMNLAVKNAINMLGVNLCQAVRMASTNPARVIKVDNKKGKIKVGYDADMVLLDENCNVQACWVMGDCKYEK
- a CDS encoding DNA-3-methyladenine glycosylase; translation: MECLKQDFYDRETLEVAPDLLGKYLIREINGHQLIGKIVEVEAYKGSIDKGAHSYNYKRTPRTEVMFGPPGHAYVYLIYGMYFCLNIVTEKEGEPCAVLIRALEPVKGEDYMAYIRYNKPLEELTPSQRKNLTNGPGKLCKSFHITKEQNGQPLWNNDFYLTEGVPVRQDEIIRSKRINIDYAEEAKDFLWRFSIKDNPCVSVKPDIR